A genomic segment from Modestobacter roseus encodes:
- a CDS encoding sodium-translocating pyrophosphatase, whose translation MPDADLSGGDLALVAVVLLVSLAALGFAAWLVRAVLAADQGTASMQEIAAAIQEGAGAFLRRQFRTLAVFAVIVFLLLLLLPVTDGGLGTRVGRAVFFLVGAGFSASVGFIGMTLATRGNVRVAAAAAAGGHRPAFRIAYRTGGVVGMITVGLGLFGAALALLLFQETAPVVLEGFGFGGALLAMFMRVGGGIFTKAADVGADLVGKVEAGIPEDDPRNAATIADNVGDNVGDCAGMAADLFESYAVTLVAALILGQVFLGPVGMVFPLVVAAIGVVASMVGILASNPRGGDRSWMAPVNRGFFTSAAVSLALVAVASFTVLPALSGGLDVPVSPQVLGFLSVLVGIVLAAAIQQLTGYFTETSRRPVKDVGRSSLTGPATVILSGISLGLESAVYAALLIGAAVYGAFLIGGAAALYAVALAGCGLLTTAGVIVSMDTFGPVSDNAQGIAEMSGDIDDDGAQVLTDLDAVGNTTKAITKGIAIATAVLAATALFGSYNASIGDALDDAGAALGDAFTLVSPNNVVGAVIGAAVVFLFSGLAINAVSRAAGRVVFEVREQFRTHPGIMAGTERPDYGRVVDICTRDSLRELTTPGLLAVLAPVAVGFGLGFGPLAAYLVGAIATGTLMAVFLANSGGAWDNAKKMVEDGAHGGKGSPAHAATVIGDTVGDPFKDTAGPAINPLIKVMNLVALLIAPAVVALSVGEDQNTTVRVSIALGATLVIVAAVVVSKRRSVVVGGESDTAAPTLSASAP comes from the coding sequence ATGCCCGACGCCGACCTGTCCGGAGGAGACCTCGCCCTGGTGGCGGTCGTGCTCCTCGTCTCCCTCGCCGCGCTGGGCTTCGCCGCCTGGCTGGTCCGCGCGGTGCTCGCCGCCGACCAGGGCACGGCGTCGATGCAGGAGATCGCCGCGGCGATCCAGGAGGGGGCGGGGGCCTTCCTGCGTCGCCAGTTCCGCACGCTGGCGGTCTTCGCCGTCATCGTCTTCCTGCTGTTGCTGCTGCTGCCGGTCACCGACGGCGGGCTGGGCACCCGGGTGGGCCGGGCGGTGTTCTTCCTGGTGGGCGCCGGCTTCTCGGCCAGCGTCGGCTTCATCGGCATGACCCTGGCGACCCGGGGCAACGTGCGGGTCGCCGCGGCCGCCGCCGCCGGCGGGCACCGTCCCGCGTTCCGGATCGCCTACCGCACCGGCGGCGTCGTCGGGATGATCACCGTGGGGCTGGGCCTGTTCGGTGCGGCGCTGGCGCTGCTGCTGTTCCAGGAGACCGCCCCGGTGGTGCTCGAGGGCTTCGGCTTCGGTGGCGCGCTGCTGGCCATGTTCATGCGCGTCGGTGGCGGCATCTTCACCAAGGCCGCCGACGTCGGCGCCGACCTGGTCGGCAAGGTGGAGGCCGGCATCCCCGAGGACGACCCGCGCAACGCCGCCACCATCGCGGACAACGTGGGCGACAACGTCGGTGACTGCGCGGGCATGGCCGCGGACCTGTTCGAGTCCTACGCGGTCACGCTGGTCGCCGCGCTCATCCTCGGCCAGGTCTTCCTCGGCCCCGTCGGGATGGTCTTCCCGCTGGTGGTCGCCGCGATCGGGGTGGTCGCCTCCATGGTCGGCATCCTGGCCAGCAACCCCCGCGGCGGCGACCGGTCCTGGATGGCGCCGGTCAACCGCGGGTTCTTCACCTCCGCGGCCGTCTCGCTCGCGCTGGTGGCGGTCGCCTCGTTCACGGTGCTGCCGGCGCTGTCCGGCGGGCTGGACGTACCGGTCAGCCCGCAGGTGCTCGGCTTCCTGTCGGTGCTGGTCGGGATCGTGCTGGCCGCCGCGATCCAGCAGCTCACCGGGTACTTCACCGAGACCTCCCGGCGCCCGGTGAAGGACGTCGGCCGCAGCTCGCTGACCGGCCCGGCCACCGTCATCCTCTCCGGCATCTCCCTCGGCCTGGAGTCGGCGGTCTACGCGGCGCTGCTGATCGGCGCGGCGGTCTACGGGGCGTTCCTCATCGGCGGGGCGGCCGCGCTCTACGCCGTCGCGCTGGCCGGCTGCGGGCTGCTCACCACCGCCGGCGTCATCGTCTCGATGGACACCTTCGGGCCGGTCAGCGACAACGCACAGGGCATCGCCGAGATGTCCGGCGACATCGACGACGACGGTGCCCAGGTGCTCACCGACCTCGACGCCGTGGGCAACACCACCAAGGCCATCACCAAGGGGATCGCGATCGCCACCGCGGTGCTGGCCGCCACCGCGCTGTTCGGCTCCTACAACGCGAGCATCGGTGATGCGCTGGACGACGCCGGCGCCGCGCTGGGGGACGCCTTCACCCTGGTCTCGCCGAACAACGTCGTCGGGGCGGTCATCGGCGCCGCCGTTGTCTTCCTCTTCTCCGGACTGGCGATCAACGCCGTCTCCCGCGCGGCCGGGCGGGTGGTGTTCGAGGTGCGCGAGCAGTTCCGCACCCATCCCGGGATCATGGCCGGCACCGAGCGCCCGGACTACGGCCGCGTGGTCGACATCTGCACCCGCGACTCGCTGCGCGAGCTGACCACCCCCGGGCTGCTCGCGGTGCTCGCGCCGGTCGCCGTCGGCTTCGGCCTCGGGTTCGGCCCGCTGGCCGCCTACCTGGTCGGCGCGATCGCCACCGGCACGCTGATGGCCGTCTTCCTGGCCAACTCCGGCGGCGCGTGGGACAACGCCAAGAAGATGGTGGAGGACGGCGCCCACGGCGGGAAGGGCAGCCCGGCGCACGCGGCCACGGTCATCGGTGACACCGTCGGCGACCCGTTCAAGGACACCGCCGGGCCGGCGATCAACCCGCTGATCAAGGTGATGAACCTGGTGGCCCTGCTGATCGCCCCCGCGGTCGTCGCCCTCTCGGTCGGGGAGGACCAGAACACCACCGTGCGGGTGTCCATCGCGCTGGGCGCCACCCTGGTCATCGTCGCCGCCGTGGTGGTCAGCAAGCGCCGCTCCGTCGTCGTCGGCGGGGAGAGCGACACCGCCGCGCCCACGCTGAGCGCCAGCGCCCCCTGA